A window of the Eubalaena glacialis isolate mEubGla1 chromosome 9, mEubGla1.1.hap2.+ XY, whole genome shotgun sequence genome harbors these coding sequences:
- the GOLGA2 gene encoding golgin subfamily A member 2 isoform X4 produces MWPPLPPPRPGMSEETRQSKLAAAKKKLREYQQKNSPGVPAGAKKKRKIKNGSSPETTTSGGCPSPEDAPKDRAAPVTPSADDTVSPGGVPSPCASPPRVTSMASTQNRDADHDPSPIDESTSFSSTESLRQLSQQLNGLVSESPSYINGEDLASCTDIKNLESRYQELSVALDSSNLTNKQLSSKIEQLKQENQETLDRLEKEKKEFEKKFVKEQGALREQLQVHIQTIGILVSEKTELQTALAHTQQAARQRAGESEDLANRLQSSRQRVGELERTLSAVSTQQKQADRYNKELTKERDALRLELYKNNKSNEDLKQQTSELEEKLRVMAREKAAMQLGMEELQKKMEMSELLLQQFSSQPTPDSSQQLQQALEEQAQLETHVEQLKDSLKQLQAERDQYVVNMKEENAVWQQKMQQMLEQMGKLREEKECSMSQVQELETSLAKLRTEIAVPPPQEPPAGPSEVEQRLQAEAEQLQKELQSLAQQLQAQVKDNESLSRLNQEQEQRLLELERAARCWGEQAEERKQILESMQSDRTTISRALSQNRELKEQLAELQNGFVRLSNENMEITSTLQSEQHIKKELAKKLDQQQEELGELKETVEVKSQEAQDLQRQRDQYLSHLQQYVAAYQQLASEKEVLQKQALLQTQLMDQLQHEEVQGKVAVQVAHQELQETQERLEAANQQNRQLQAQLNLMAVPGEAGDGLDGEEKEEEAPRPKLSVPEELDSRELLVAFFNSALASAEEEQARLRGQLKEEKLRCRRLAHLAAAAQDGAEKEAPASGIGGDSVPAETHQALQVAMDKLQGRFTALMQEKVDLKERVEELEHRCIQLSGETDTIGEYIALYQSQRAVLKARHREKEEYISRLAQDKEEMKVKLLELRELVLRLVGERNEWYGKFLAAQNPAGEPTTAPPAPQEPGAADKGGLREVSLEDNVDPTQGEALRGQTTPENPTAQQIMQLLREIQNPQERPALGSNPCIPFFYQADDNDEVKIMVV; encoded by the exons ATGTGGcccccccttcccccgccccgtcCCGGGATGTCGGAAGAAACCCGACAGAGCAAATTGGCTGCGGCCAAGAAAAAG TTAAGGGAGTATCAGCAGAAGAACAGCCCTGGTGTTCCTGCAGgagctaagaaaaaaagaaagatcaagaaTGGCAGTAGCCCGGAGACAACCACTTCTGGTGGTTGTCCCTCGCCTGAGGAT GCGCCCAAAGACCGCGCCGCTCCTGTTACACCGTCTGCTGATGACACCGTGTCACCTGGCGGTGTCCCTTCCCCCTGTGCTAGTCCCCCCCGTGTCACTAGCATGGCATCAACTCAG AACCGTGATGCTGACCATGATCCTAGTCCCATTGATGAAAGCAC ATCTTTCTCATCCACCGAGAGCCTGCGACAGCTATCTCAGCAGCTCAACGGTCTTGTGTCCGAG TCTCCATCTTACATCAACGGGGAGGATCTAGCATCCTGTACTGACATAAAGAATCTGGAG AGCCGGTACCAAGAACTATCAGTAGCCCTGGACTCCAGCAatctaacaaacaaacaactcagtAGCAAGATAGAGCAATTG AAACAAGAGAACCAGGAAACTTTGGATCGACTGGAAAAA GAGAAGAAGGAATTTGAGAAGAAGTTCGTGAAGGAACAAGGGGCTCTGAGAGAACAGCTGCAG GTCCACATTCAGACCATAGGGATTCTGGTGTCTGAGAAGACGGAATTACAGACAGCTCTGGCTCACACCCAACAGGCAGCCAGGCAGAGAGCAG GAGAGTCGGAGGACCTTGCTAATCGCCTGCAGTCGTCCAGGCAGCGTGTGGGAGAGCTGGAACGGACGCTGTCTGCTGTCTCCACGCAGCAGAAGCAGGCCGATAGG TACAACAAAGAATTAACCAAAGAGCGAGATGCCCTCAGACTGGAGTTATACAAGAACAA CaaaagcaacgaagacctgaaGCAGCAGACCTCGGAGCTGGAGGAGAAGCTGCGGGTCATGGCGAGAGAGAAGGCGGCCATGCAGCTGGGGATGGAGGAGCTGCAGAAGAAGATGGAGATGTCCGAGCTGCTGCTGCAGCAG TTTTCTAGTCAGCCTACCCCTGACAGCAGCCAGCAGTTACAGCAGGCCCTGGAAGAGCAGGCACAGCTGGAGACCCACGTGGAGCAG CTGAAGGATTCTCTGAAGCAGCTGCAGGCCGAGAGAGACCAGTATGTGGTGAACATGAAAGAAGAGAACGCCGTTTGGCAGCAGAAGATGCAGCAGATGCTGGAGCAG ATGGGCAAGTTGAGGGAAGAAAAGGAGTGCAGCATGAGTCAGGTGCAGGAGCTGGAGACCAGTTTGGCCAAACTGAGGACCGAGATCG CTGTGCCTCCGCCTCAGGAGCCCCCAGCCGGGCCCTCGGAGGTAGAGCAACGGCTGCAGGCGGAGGCCGAACAGCTACAGAAGGAactgcagagcctggcacagcaGCTGCAGGCGCAGGTGAAGGACAACGAAAGTCTGAGTCGCCTGAACCAGGAGCAGGAGCAGCGGCTGCTGGAGCTGGAGCGGGCAGCCAGGTGCTGGGGGGAGCAGGCAGAGGAGCGCAAGCAGATTCTGGAGAGCATGCAGAGCGACCGCACCACCATCAGCCGTGCGCTCTCCCAGAACCGCGAGCTCAAGGAGCAGCTGGCTGAACTGCAGAACGGATTCGTCAGGCTG TCCAATGAGAACATGGAGATAACCAGCACGCTGCAGTCGGAGCAGCACATCAAGAAGGAACTGGCCAAGAAGCTGGACCAGCAGCAGGAGGAGCTGGGAGAGCTGAAGGAGACG GTGGAGGTGAAGAGCCAGGAGGCTCAGGATCTGCAGCGGCAGCGGGACCAGTACCTGAGCCACCTGCAGCAGTACGTGGCTGCCTATCAGCAGCTGGCCTCTGAGAAGGAGGTGCTGCAGAAGCAGGCGCTGCTGCAGACCCAGCTCATGGACCAGCTGCAGCACGAGGAAGTCCAGGGCAAGGTGGCGGTCCAGGTGGCCCACCAGGAGTTACAGGAGACCCAG GAGCGCCTGGAAGCAGCCAACCAGCAGAACCGGCAGCTACAAGCCCAGCTGAACCTCATGGCTGTGCCTGGGGAAG CAGGAGACGGACTGGACggtgaggagaaggaggaggaggctcCCCGGCCGAAGCTGAGCGTGCCGGAGGAGCTCGACAGCCGAGAGCTGCTG GTGGCATTTTTTAACTCAGCCTTAGCCAGTGCTGAGGAAGAGCAGGCCCGGCTGCGCGGGCagctgaaggaggaaaagctgcGCTGCCGGCGCCTGGCTCACCTGGCAGCCGCGGCCCAGGACGGGGCGGAGAAGGAGGCCCCAGCCTCCGGGATCGGGGGGGACAGTGTGCCTGCGGAGACCCACCAGGCCCTCCAGGTGGCCATGGACAAGCTGCAG GGCCGTTTTACAGCGCTCATGCAGGAGAAAGTGGATCTGAAGGAGCGGGTAGAGGAGCTGGAGCATCGCTGTATCCAGCTGTCTGGAGAGACAGACACTATTG GAGAGTACATCGCCCTTTATCAGAGTCAGAGGGCGGTGCTGAAGGCACGGCACCGGGAGAAGGAGGAGTACATCAGCCGCCTGGCTCAGGACAAGGAGGAAATGAAG GTGAAGCTGCTGGAGCTCCGGGAACTGGTATTACGCCTGGTGGGCGAGCGAAATGAATGGTATGGCAAGTTCCTGGCTGCCCAGAACCCTGCTGGTGAGCCCACTACagcgcccccagccccccaggagCCTGGTGCTGCCGACAAGGGTG GTCTCCGTGAGGTGAGCCTCGAGGACAACGTGGACCCCACCCAGGGGGAAGCCCTGCGGGGCCAGACAACCCCTGAGAACCCCACTGCGCAGCAGATCATGCAACTGCTGCGCGAGATCCAGAACCCCCAGGAGCGCCCAGCCTTGGGCAGCAACCCCTGCATCCCCTTCTTCTACCAGGCTGACGACAACGATGAAGTGAAGATCATGGTGGTCTAA
- the GOLGA2 gene encoding golgin subfamily A member 2 isoform X6 codes for MWPPLPPPRPGMSEETRQSKLAAAKKKLREYQQKNSPGVPAGAKKKRKIKNGSSPETTTSGGCPSPEDIQDILKVLVSDLNRSNGVAIPPLDKWKAPKDRAAPVTPSADDTVSPGGVPSPCASPPRVTSMASTQNRDADHDPSPIDESTSFSSTESLRQLSQQLNGLVSESPSYINGEDLASCTDIKNLEKQENQETLDRLEKEKKEFEKKFVKEQGALREQLQVHIQTIGILVSEKTELQTALAHTQQAARQRAGESEDLANRLQSSRQRVGELERTLSAVSTQQKQADRYNKELTKERDALRLELYKNNKSNEDLKQQTSELEEKLRVMAREKAAMQLGMEELQKKMEMSELLLQQFSSQPTPDSSQQLQQALEEQAQLETHVEQLKDSLKQLQAERDQYVVNMKEENAVWQQKMQQMLEQMGKLREEKECSMSQVQELETSLAKLRTEIAVPPPQEPPAGPSEVEQRLQAEAEQLQKELQSLAQQLQAQVKDNESLSRLNQEQEQRLLELERAARCWGEQAEERKQILESMQSDRTTISRALSQNRELKEQLAELQNGFVRLSNENMEITSTLQSEQHIKKELAKKLDQQQEELGELKETVEVKSQEAQDLQRQRDQYLSHLQQYVAAYQQLASEKEVLQKQALLQTQLMDQLQHEEVQGKVAVQVAHQELQETQERLEAANQQNRQLQAQLNLMAVPGEGDGLDGEEKEEEAPRPKLSVPEELDSRELLVAFFNSALASAEEEQARLRGQLKEEKLRCRRLAHLAAAAQDGAEKEAPASGIGGDSVPAETHQALQVAMDKLQGRFTALMQEKVDLKERVEELEHRCIQLSGETDTIGEYIALYQSQRAVLKARHREKEEYISRLAQDKEEMKVKLLELRELVLRLVGERNEWYGKFLAAQNPAGEPTTAPPAPQEPGAADKGGLREVSLEDNVDPTQGEALRGQTTPENPTAQQIMQLLREIQNPQERPALGSNPCIPFFYQADDNDEVKIMVV; via the exons ATGTGGcccccccttcccccgccccgtcCCGGGATGTCGGAAGAAACCCGACAGAGCAAATTGGCTGCGGCCAAGAAAAAG TTAAGGGAGTATCAGCAGAAGAACAGCCCTGGTGTTCCTGCAGgagctaagaaaaaaagaaagatcaagaaTGGCAGTAGCCCGGAGACAACCACTTCTGGTGGTTGTCCCTCGCCTGAGGAT ATTCAGGACATTCTGAAGGTGCTGGTGTCCGACCTTAACCGCTCCAATGGGGTAGCGATCCCCCCATTGGACAAGTGGAAG GCGCCCAAAGACCGCGCCGCTCCTGTTACACCGTCTGCTGATGACACCGTGTCACCTGGCGGTGTCCCTTCCCCCTGTGCTAGTCCCCCCCGTGTCACTAGCATGGCATCAACTCAG AACCGTGATGCTGACCATGATCCTAGTCCCATTGATGAAAGCAC ATCTTTCTCATCCACCGAGAGCCTGCGACAGCTATCTCAGCAGCTCAACGGTCTTGTGTCCGAG TCTCCATCTTACATCAACGGGGAGGATCTAGCATCCTGTACTGACATAAAGAATCTGGAG AAACAAGAGAACCAGGAAACTTTGGATCGACTGGAAAAA GAGAAGAAGGAATTTGAGAAGAAGTTCGTGAAGGAACAAGGGGCTCTGAGAGAACAGCTGCAG GTCCACATTCAGACCATAGGGATTCTGGTGTCTGAGAAGACGGAATTACAGACAGCTCTGGCTCACACCCAACAGGCAGCCAGGCAGAGAGCAG GAGAGTCGGAGGACCTTGCTAATCGCCTGCAGTCGTCCAGGCAGCGTGTGGGAGAGCTGGAACGGACGCTGTCTGCTGTCTCCACGCAGCAGAAGCAGGCCGATAGG TACAACAAAGAATTAACCAAAGAGCGAGATGCCCTCAGACTGGAGTTATACAAGAACAA CaaaagcaacgaagacctgaaGCAGCAGACCTCGGAGCTGGAGGAGAAGCTGCGGGTCATGGCGAGAGAGAAGGCGGCCATGCAGCTGGGGATGGAGGAGCTGCAGAAGAAGATGGAGATGTCCGAGCTGCTGCTGCAGCAG TTTTCTAGTCAGCCTACCCCTGACAGCAGCCAGCAGTTACAGCAGGCCCTGGAAGAGCAGGCACAGCTGGAGACCCACGTGGAGCAG CTGAAGGATTCTCTGAAGCAGCTGCAGGCCGAGAGAGACCAGTATGTGGTGAACATGAAAGAAGAGAACGCCGTTTGGCAGCAGAAGATGCAGCAGATGCTGGAGCAG ATGGGCAAGTTGAGGGAAGAAAAGGAGTGCAGCATGAGTCAGGTGCAGGAGCTGGAGACCAGTTTGGCCAAACTGAGGACCGAGATCG CTGTGCCTCCGCCTCAGGAGCCCCCAGCCGGGCCCTCGGAGGTAGAGCAACGGCTGCAGGCGGAGGCCGAACAGCTACAGAAGGAactgcagagcctggcacagcaGCTGCAGGCGCAGGTGAAGGACAACGAAAGTCTGAGTCGCCTGAACCAGGAGCAGGAGCAGCGGCTGCTGGAGCTGGAGCGGGCAGCCAGGTGCTGGGGGGAGCAGGCAGAGGAGCGCAAGCAGATTCTGGAGAGCATGCAGAGCGACCGCACCACCATCAGCCGTGCGCTCTCCCAGAACCGCGAGCTCAAGGAGCAGCTGGCTGAACTGCAGAACGGATTCGTCAGGCTG TCCAATGAGAACATGGAGATAACCAGCACGCTGCAGTCGGAGCAGCACATCAAGAAGGAACTGGCCAAGAAGCTGGACCAGCAGCAGGAGGAGCTGGGAGAGCTGAAGGAGACG GTGGAGGTGAAGAGCCAGGAGGCTCAGGATCTGCAGCGGCAGCGGGACCAGTACCTGAGCCACCTGCAGCAGTACGTGGCTGCCTATCAGCAGCTGGCCTCTGAGAAGGAGGTGCTGCAGAAGCAGGCGCTGCTGCAGACCCAGCTCATGGACCAGCTGCAGCACGAGGAAGTCCAGGGCAAGGTGGCGGTCCAGGTGGCCCACCAGGAGTTACAGGAGACCCAG GAGCGCCTGGAAGCAGCCAACCAGCAGAACCGGCAGCTACAAGCCCAGCTGAACCTCATGGCTGTGCCTGGGGAAG GAGACGGACTGGACggtgaggagaaggaggaggaggctcCCCGGCCGAAGCTGAGCGTGCCGGAGGAGCTCGACAGCCGAGAGCTGCTG GTGGCATTTTTTAACTCAGCCTTAGCCAGTGCTGAGGAAGAGCAGGCCCGGCTGCGCGGGCagctgaaggaggaaaagctgcGCTGCCGGCGCCTGGCTCACCTGGCAGCCGCGGCCCAGGACGGGGCGGAGAAGGAGGCCCCAGCCTCCGGGATCGGGGGGGACAGTGTGCCTGCGGAGACCCACCAGGCCCTCCAGGTGGCCATGGACAAGCTGCAG GGCCGTTTTACAGCGCTCATGCAGGAGAAAGTGGATCTGAAGGAGCGGGTAGAGGAGCTGGAGCATCGCTGTATCCAGCTGTCTGGAGAGACAGACACTATTG GAGAGTACATCGCCCTTTATCAGAGTCAGAGGGCGGTGCTGAAGGCACGGCACCGGGAGAAGGAGGAGTACATCAGCCGCCTGGCTCAGGACAAGGAGGAAATGAAG GTGAAGCTGCTGGAGCTCCGGGAACTGGTATTACGCCTGGTGGGCGAGCGAAATGAATGGTATGGCAAGTTCCTGGCTGCCCAGAACCCTGCTGGTGAGCCCACTACagcgcccccagccccccaggagCCTGGTGCTGCCGACAAGGGTG GTCTCCGTGAGGTGAGCCTCGAGGACAACGTGGACCCCACCCAGGGGGAAGCCCTGCGGGGCCAGACAACCCCTGAGAACCCCACTGCGCAGCAGATCATGCAACTGCTGCGCGAGATCCAGAACCCCCAGGAGCGCCCAGCCTTGGGCAGCAACCCCTGCATCCCCTTCTTCTACCAGGCTGACGACAACGATGAAGTGAAGATCATGGTGGTCTAA
- the GOLGA2 gene encoding golgin subfamily A member 2 isoform X5, producing MWPPLPPPRPGMSEETRQSKLAAAKKKLREYQQKNSPGVPAGAKKKRKIKNGSSPETTTSGGCPSPEDAPKDRAAPVTPSADDTVSPGGVPSPCASPPRVTSMASTQNRDADHDPSPIDESTSFSSTESLRQLSQQLNGLVSESPSYINGEDLASCTDIKNLESRYQELSVALDSSNLTNKQLSSKIEQLKQENQETLDRLEKEKKEFEKKFVKEQGALREQLQVHIQTIGILVSEKTELQTALAHTQQAARQRAGESEDLANRLQSSRQRVGELERTLSAVSTQQKQADRYNKELTKERDALRLELYKNNKSNEDLKQQTSELEEKLRVMAREKAAMQLGMEELQKKMEMSELLLQQFSSQPTPDSSQQLQQALEEQAQLETHVEQLKDSLKQLQAERDQYVVNMKEENAVWQQKMQQMLEQMGKLREEKECSMSQVQELETSLAKLRTEIAVPPPQEPPAGPSEVEQRLQAEAEQLQKELQSLAQQLQAQVKDNESLSRLNQEQEQRLLELERAARCWGEQAEERKQILESMQSDRTTISRALSQNRELKEQLAELQNGFVRLSNENMEITSTLQSEQHIKKELAKKLDQQQEELGELKETVEVKSQEAQDLQRQRDQYLSHLQQYVAAYQQLASEKEVLQKQALLQTQLMDQLQHEEVQGKVAVQVAHQELQETQERLEAANQQNRQLQAQLNLMAVPGEGDGLDGEEKEEEAPRPKLSVPEELDSRELLVAFFNSALASAEEEQARLRGQLKEEKLRCRRLAHLAAAAQDGAEKEAPASGIGGDSVPAETHQALQVAMDKLQGRFTALMQEKVDLKERVEELEHRCIQLSGETDTIGEYIALYQSQRAVLKARHREKEEYISRLAQDKEEMKVKLLELRELVLRLVGERNEWYGKFLAAQNPAGEPTTAPPAPQEPGAADKGGLREVSLEDNVDPTQGEALRGQTTPENPTAQQIMQLLREIQNPQERPALGSNPCIPFFYQADDNDEVKIMVV from the exons ATGTGGcccccccttcccccgccccgtcCCGGGATGTCGGAAGAAACCCGACAGAGCAAATTGGCTGCGGCCAAGAAAAAG TTAAGGGAGTATCAGCAGAAGAACAGCCCTGGTGTTCCTGCAGgagctaagaaaaaaagaaagatcaagaaTGGCAGTAGCCCGGAGACAACCACTTCTGGTGGTTGTCCCTCGCCTGAGGAT GCGCCCAAAGACCGCGCCGCTCCTGTTACACCGTCTGCTGATGACACCGTGTCACCTGGCGGTGTCCCTTCCCCCTGTGCTAGTCCCCCCCGTGTCACTAGCATGGCATCAACTCAG AACCGTGATGCTGACCATGATCCTAGTCCCATTGATGAAAGCAC ATCTTTCTCATCCACCGAGAGCCTGCGACAGCTATCTCAGCAGCTCAACGGTCTTGTGTCCGAG TCTCCATCTTACATCAACGGGGAGGATCTAGCATCCTGTACTGACATAAAGAATCTGGAG AGCCGGTACCAAGAACTATCAGTAGCCCTGGACTCCAGCAatctaacaaacaaacaactcagtAGCAAGATAGAGCAATTG AAACAAGAGAACCAGGAAACTTTGGATCGACTGGAAAAA GAGAAGAAGGAATTTGAGAAGAAGTTCGTGAAGGAACAAGGGGCTCTGAGAGAACAGCTGCAG GTCCACATTCAGACCATAGGGATTCTGGTGTCTGAGAAGACGGAATTACAGACAGCTCTGGCTCACACCCAACAGGCAGCCAGGCAGAGAGCAG GAGAGTCGGAGGACCTTGCTAATCGCCTGCAGTCGTCCAGGCAGCGTGTGGGAGAGCTGGAACGGACGCTGTCTGCTGTCTCCACGCAGCAGAAGCAGGCCGATAGG TACAACAAAGAATTAACCAAAGAGCGAGATGCCCTCAGACTGGAGTTATACAAGAACAA CaaaagcaacgaagacctgaaGCAGCAGACCTCGGAGCTGGAGGAGAAGCTGCGGGTCATGGCGAGAGAGAAGGCGGCCATGCAGCTGGGGATGGAGGAGCTGCAGAAGAAGATGGAGATGTCCGAGCTGCTGCTGCAGCAG TTTTCTAGTCAGCCTACCCCTGACAGCAGCCAGCAGTTACAGCAGGCCCTGGAAGAGCAGGCACAGCTGGAGACCCACGTGGAGCAG CTGAAGGATTCTCTGAAGCAGCTGCAGGCCGAGAGAGACCAGTATGTGGTGAACATGAAAGAAGAGAACGCCGTTTGGCAGCAGAAGATGCAGCAGATGCTGGAGCAG ATGGGCAAGTTGAGGGAAGAAAAGGAGTGCAGCATGAGTCAGGTGCAGGAGCTGGAGACCAGTTTGGCCAAACTGAGGACCGAGATCG CTGTGCCTCCGCCTCAGGAGCCCCCAGCCGGGCCCTCGGAGGTAGAGCAACGGCTGCAGGCGGAGGCCGAACAGCTACAGAAGGAactgcagagcctggcacagcaGCTGCAGGCGCAGGTGAAGGACAACGAAAGTCTGAGTCGCCTGAACCAGGAGCAGGAGCAGCGGCTGCTGGAGCTGGAGCGGGCAGCCAGGTGCTGGGGGGAGCAGGCAGAGGAGCGCAAGCAGATTCTGGAGAGCATGCAGAGCGACCGCACCACCATCAGCCGTGCGCTCTCCCAGAACCGCGAGCTCAAGGAGCAGCTGGCTGAACTGCAGAACGGATTCGTCAGGCTG TCCAATGAGAACATGGAGATAACCAGCACGCTGCAGTCGGAGCAGCACATCAAGAAGGAACTGGCCAAGAAGCTGGACCAGCAGCAGGAGGAGCTGGGAGAGCTGAAGGAGACG GTGGAGGTGAAGAGCCAGGAGGCTCAGGATCTGCAGCGGCAGCGGGACCAGTACCTGAGCCACCTGCAGCAGTACGTGGCTGCCTATCAGCAGCTGGCCTCTGAGAAGGAGGTGCTGCAGAAGCAGGCGCTGCTGCAGACCCAGCTCATGGACCAGCTGCAGCACGAGGAAGTCCAGGGCAAGGTGGCGGTCCAGGTGGCCCACCAGGAGTTACAGGAGACCCAG GAGCGCCTGGAAGCAGCCAACCAGCAGAACCGGCAGCTACAAGCCCAGCTGAACCTCATGGCTGTGCCTGGGGAAG GAGACGGACTGGACggtgaggagaaggaggaggaggctcCCCGGCCGAAGCTGAGCGTGCCGGAGGAGCTCGACAGCCGAGAGCTGCTG GTGGCATTTTTTAACTCAGCCTTAGCCAGTGCTGAGGAAGAGCAGGCCCGGCTGCGCGGGCagctgaaggaggaaaagctgcGCTGCCGGCGCCTGGCTCACCTGGCAGCCGCGGCCCAGGACGGGGCGGAGAAGGAGGCCCCAGCCTCCGGGATCGGGGGGGACAGTGTGCCTGCGGAGACCCACCAGGCCCTCCAGGTGGCCATGGACAAGCTGCAG GGCCGTTTTACAGCGCTCATGCAGGAGAAAGTGGATCTGAAGGAGCGGGTAGAGGAGCTGGAGCATCGCTGTATCCAGCTGTCTGGAGAGACAGACACTATTG GAGAGTACATCGCCCTTTATCAGAGTCAGAGGGCGGTGCTGAAGGCACGGCACCGGGAGAAGGAGGAGTACATCAGCCGCCTGGCTCAGGACAAGGAGGAAATGAAG GTGAAGCTGCTGGAGCTCCGGGAACTGGTATTACGCCTGGTGGGCGAGCGAAATGAATGGTATGGCAAGTTCCTGGCTGCCCAGAACCCTGCTGGTGAGCCCACTACagcgcccccagccccccaggagCCTGGTGCTGCCGACAAGGGTG GTCTCCGTGAGGTGAGCCTCGAGGACAACGTGGACCCCACCCAGGGGGAAGCCCTGCGGGGCCAGACAACCCCTGAGAACCCCACTGCGCAGCAGATCATGCAACTGCTGCGCGAGATCCAGAACCCCCAGGAGCGCCCAGCCTTGGGCAGCAACCCCTGCATCCCCTTCTTCTACCAGGCTGACGACAACGATGAAGTGAAGATCATGGTGGTCTAA